In Bifidobacterium sp. ESL0745, one DNA window encodes the following:
- the purC gene encoding phosphoribosylaminoimidazolesuccinocarboxamide synthase, translating to MEKLDMLYKGKAKKLYSTDDPNVLWVEYMNQATAGDGAKKAQIQGKGSLNNRITTVLFRLLEAEGVETDFIRRVSDTEQLNEKITMFPLEIIMRNTAAGSFAKRYGIEEGTELKRPILEFCFKSDELHDPFINVDGIVALGLATDEDMAEVSRQTRDINEKLTKIFRDIDVKLVDFKIEEGKNKDGEIVLADEITPDTCRLWDMKDGSGKVEHLDKDLFRRNLGDIIPAYEEIYKRLLDLANRRGVKIE from the coding sequence ATGGAGAAACTGGATATGCTCTACAAGGGCAAGGCCAAGAAACTCTATTCAACGGATGACCCGAATGTACTCTGGGTCGAATATATGAATCAGGCCACCGCCGGCGACGGCGCGAAAAAAGCCCAGATTCAAGGAAAAGGAAGCCTCAACAACCGCATCACCACGGTGCTCTTCCGGCTCTTGGAGGCCGAGGGCGTCGAGACGGATTTCATCCGCCGCGTTTCCGACACCGAGCAGCTCAACGAGAAAATCACGATGTTCCCGCTTGAAATCATCATGCGCAACACCGCTGCAGGCTCCTTCGCCAAGCGTTACGGCATTGAAGAAGGCACCGAACTCAAGCGCCCGATCCTCGAATTCTGCTTCAAGTCCGACGAACTGCACGACCCGTTCATCAACGTCGACGGCATCGTGGCACTCGGTCTGGCAACAGACGAAGATATGGCTGAGGTTTCACGGCAGACCCGCGACATCAACGAAAAGCTCACCAAGATCTTCCGCGACATCGACGTGAAACTGGTCGATTTCAAAATCGAGGAAGGCAAGAACAAGGACGGTGAAATCGTCCTGGCCGACGAAATCACGCCAGACACCTGCCGACTCTGGGATATGAAAGATGGTTCCGGCAAAGTCGAACATCTCGACAAGGACCTTTTCCGGCGAAACCTTGGTGACATCATCCCCGCCTACGAGGAAATCTACAAACGACTGCTTGACCTGGCCAATCGCCGAGGCGTCAAGATCGAATGA